In Spinacia oleracea cultivar Varoflay chromosome 5, BTI_SOV_V1, whole genome shotgun sequence, a single window of DNA contains:
- the LOC110790136 gene encoding putative F-box protein PP2-B12 isoform X2, translating to MEERESNKRGINLLDLPDGCLSHILSLTSPFYVLRSSLVCKFFHSIAKSDLVWEKFLPSDFHPIIQHSSASPSKKHIVLHLCRSFILLEDGHKSFSLDKWTGKKCYMLGARELTLAFSDNSRCWRWKPLPESRFPEVAELLGVAELHITGRISTQLLSPNTTYHMYFSFMLGAWSRGFEVSPVKVFVSRIATNGAYLGEGEEAFEHRRDSGHRWIKIDMGKYFNRVDDNVAALEMTLMGTEVSLHKSGLIIHGIEILPLD from the exons atggaggagagagaaagtaacaAAAGGGGCATCAATTTGTTAGATTTACCTGATGGGTGTCTCTCTCACATCCTTTCTCTCACTTCTCCCTTCTATGTTCTTCGTTCTTCCCTTGTCTGCAAATTTTTTCACTCCATTGCTAAATCTGATTTAGTTTGGGAGAAATTCCTGCCCTCCGATTTCCACCCCATCATCCAACACTCATCCGCTTCCCCTTCCAAAAAGCACATCGTCCTCCATCTTTGCCGTTCTTTCATCCTCTTAGAAGATGGGCACAAG AGCTTTTCATTGGATAAATGGACTGGGAAGAAATGTTATATGCTTGGTGCCAGAGAACTCACACTCGCATTTAGTGATAATTCTCGTTGCTGGAGGTGGAAACCCTTACCTGAGTCCAG GTTCCCAGAGGTGGCAGAACTCCTCGGAGTGGCTGAACTCCACATAACAGGGAGAATAAGCACACAATTGCTCTCACCAAACACAACATACCACATGTACTTCTCTTTCATGCTTGGGGCTTGGTCTCGTGGTTTTGAAGTATCACCTGTCAAGGTTTTCGTGTCAAGGATTGCTACTAATGGTGCATATTTGGGAG AGGGTGAAGAAGCTTTCGAGCATCGAAGAGATAGTGGACATAGATGGATAAAGATAGACATGGGGAAATACTTCAACCGAGTAGATGATAATGTTGCTGCATTGGAAATGACGTTGATGGGGACCGAAGTAAGTTTGCATAAGTCTGGCCTTATTATCCATGGTATTGAgatcctgcctctagattga
- the LOC110790136 gene encoding putative F-box protein PP2-B12 isoform X1: MEERESNKRGINLLDLPDGCLSHILSLTSPFYVLRSSLVCKFFHSIAKSDLVWEKFLPSDFHPIIQHSSASPSKKHIVLHLCRSFILLEDGHKSFSLDKWTGKKCYMLGARELTLAFSDNSRCWRWKPLPESRFPEVAELLGVAELHITGRISTQLLSPNTTYHMYFSFMLGAWSRGFEVSPVKVFVSRIATNGAYLGGSSSYDTSKSFYLKAPENDEMFDDVEGEEAFEHRRDSGHRWIKIDMGKYFNRVDDNVAALEMTLMGTEVSLHKSGLIIHGIEILPLD, encoded by the exons atggaggagagagaaagtaacaAAAGGGGCATCAATTTGTTAGATTTACCTGATGGGTGTCTCTCTCACATCCTTTCTCTCACTTCTCCCTTCTATGTTCTTCGTTCTTCCCTTGTCTGCAAATTTTTTCACTCCATTGCTAAATCTGATTTAGTTTGGGAGAAATTCCTGCCCTCCGATTTCCACCCCATCATCCAACACTCATCCGCTTCCCCTTCCAAAAAGCACATCGTCCTCCATCTTTGCCGTTCTTTCATCCTCTTAGAAGATGGGCACAAG AGCTTTTCATTGGATAAATGGACTGGGAAGAAATGTTATATGCTTGGTGCCAGAGAACTCACACTCGCATTTAGTGATAATTCTCGTTGCTGGAGGTGGAAACCCTTACCTGAGTCCAG GTTCCCAGAGGTGGCAGAACTCCTCGGAGTGGCTGAACTCCACATAACAGGGAGAATAAGCACACAATTGCTCTCACCAAACACAACATACCACATGTACTTCTCTTTCATGCTTGGGGCTTGGTCTCGTGGTTTTGAAGTATCACCTGTCAAGGTTTTCGTGTCAAGGATTGCTACTAATGGTGCATATTTGGGAGGTAGTAGTAGCTATGATACCTCAAAAAGCTTCTATCTAAAAGCACCCGAAAATGATGAAATGTTTGATGATGTAGAGGGTGAAGAAGCTTTCGAGCATCGAAGAGATAGTGGACATAGATGGATAAAGATAGACATGGGGAAATACTTCAACCGAGTAGATGATAATGTTGCTGCATTGGAAATGACGTTGATGGGGACCGAAGTAAGTTTGCATAAGTCTGGCCTTATTATCCATGGTATTGAgatcctgcctctagattga